One genomic segment of Caldilineales bacterium includes these proteins:
- a CDS encoding sarcosine oxidase subunit delta, whose product MLLLICPNCGPRNVAEFRHGGESNARPRQPLEVSDEAWADFIYMRANKAGLQTEWWYHRAGCGLWFLAERDTRTNEVTRTYCWSAT is encoded by the coding sequence ATGCTCCTCCTCATCTGCCCCAACTGCGGCCCCCGCAATGTGGCTGAATTCCGCCACGGCGGCGAAAGCAACGCCCGGCCCCGCCAGCCGCTCGAAGTCAGCGACGAGGCCTGGGCCGACTTTATCTACATGCGGGCCAACAAGGCCGGCCTGCAGACCGAGTGGTGGTATCACCGCGCCGGCTGTGGGCTGTGGTTCCTGGCCGAGCGCGATACCAGGACGAACGAGGTGACGCGTACTTATTGCTGGTCGGCGACATAA